A single Pseudoalteromonas phenolica DNA region contains:
- a CDS encoding L-lactate permease: MNELTLGALALLPIALAALLLVGLSWPAKKAMPVVLATTAALALFVWDMSTNRVLASILQGLGITFSILWIVFGAIFLLNMLKHTGAIGVIREGFMHVSPDRRVQAIVIAWCFGTFIEGASGFGTPAAIAAPLLVAIGFPALAAVLMGMMIQSTPVSFGAVGTPIIIGVNKGLDTTAISEQLATQGWTWEQYLQLITTNVSIIHAIVGTVMPLFMVMMLTRFFGKNKSWKEGLEVLPFAIFAGLAFTVPYALTGVFLGPEFPSLLGGLVSIAIVVTAAKKGVLVPKTQWDFANKETWPKQWLGNLEIKAENISGSRSMSIVVAWVPYLIVAALLVCSRVFTEFKGLLTGLSISFSNILGETGVSASFAPLYLPGGLMVIAALVALILQGQSGQKGQIVRNAFGESTKTVISAGFVLMFTVPMVRLFINSGVNLSDLPSMPMASAQMFATWFGEAFPLVSPTIGALGAFIAGSNTVSNMMFSQFQFEAAMSLGLSPALIIAAQAVGAAAGNMIAIHNVVAASATVGLLGQEGATLRRTIVPTLYYVLASGALVMTALYVLNIAGPLSH; the protein is encoded by the coding sequence ATGAACGAATTAACACTAGGTGCATTGGCTTTATTGCCAATTGCATTAGCAGCTCTGCTGCTGGTGGGCCTGAGTTGGCCTGCGAAAAAAGCCATGCCTGTGGTGCTAGCAACGACTGCCGCACTGGCGCTCTTTGTATGGGATATGTCAACTAATCGCGTGTTAGCGTCAATTCTACAAGGCTTAGGGATCACCTTCTCTATCTTGTGGATAGTTTTTGGCGCAATTTTTTTATTGAATATGCTAAAGCATACTGGGGCCATTGGCGTCATCCGTGAAGGCTTTATGCACGTCTCGCCAGACCGACGTGTTCAAGCCATTGTGATTGCATGGTGCTTCGGCACGTTTATAGAAGGCGCCTCAGGCTTTGGTACGCCAGCGGCAATTGCCGCGCCATTATTGGTTGCAATCGGCTTTCCAGCTTTAGCAGCAGTGTTAATGGGCATGATGATCCAAAGTACGCCAGTCTCTTTTGGTGCTGTGGGCACACCTATTATCATCGGTGTAAATAAAGGGTTAGATACCACAGCAATTTCTGAACAGCTTGCGACTCAAGGCTGGACGTGGGAGCAATATCTGCAGCTCATTACCACCAATGTTTCAATTATTCATGCCATTGTGGGCACTGTGATGCCACTATTTATGGTGATGATGCTGACACGTTTTTTTGGAAAAAACAAAAGCTGGAAAGAAGGTCTTGAGGTGTTACCGTTTGCTATTTTTGCAGGTTTAGCCTTCACCGTTCCTTATGCATTAACTGGGGTTTTTCTCGGTCCTGAATTTCCATCGCTCCTTGGCGGTTTAGTGAGTATTGCCATTGTTGTTACCGCCGCGAAAAAAGGAGTTTTAGTGCCGAAAACACAATGGGATTTTGCGAATAAAGAGACTTGGCCTAAACAGTGGTTAGGCAACCTAGAGATTAAAGCTGAAAACATCAGCGGTAGTCGTTCAATGTCTATTGTCGTGGCTTGGGTGCCTTACTTAATCGTTGCGGCTTTATTAGTTTGTTCTCGTGTATTTACAGAATTTAAAGGGCTTTTAACTGGTTTGAGTATCAGCTTCAGTAATATTCTCGGTGAAACTGGGGTAAGCGCTTCTTTTGCCCCTTTATATTTGCCAGGTGGATTAATGGTGATTGCTGCTTTGGTTGCGCTCATTTTACAAGGTCAGTCGGGTCAAAAAGGTCAAATCGTACGAAATGCATTTGGTGAATCGACTAAAACCGTGATCAGTGCTGGCTTTGTTTTAATGTTTACTGTGCCAATGGTTCGTCTATTTATTAATTCAGGTGTGAACCTATCCGATTTACCTAGTATGCCAATGGCCAGTGCCCAGATGTTTGCCACTTGGTTTGGTGAGGCTTTTCCCCTTGTAAGCCCAACTATTGGTGCACTAGGTGCCTTTATTGCGGGCTCTAATACCGTATCAAATATGATGTTTAGCCAATTTCAGTTTGAAGCGGCAATGAGTTTAGGGTTATCGCCTGCATTAATTATAGCAGCACAAGCTGTGGGGGCTGCGGCAGGTAACATGATTGCCATTCATAACGTGGTCGCGGCAAGTGCAACAGTTGGCTTATTGGGTCAAGAAGGGGCCACACTCAGACGCACAATCGTGCCAACCTTATATTATGTTTTGGCGTCAGGCGCCTTAGTGATGACTGCCTTATATGTTTTGAATATTGCAGGACCGTTAAGTCATTAA
- the dld gene encoding D-lactate dehydrogenase: MNNQQLLAALSKVLGSENIQTQANKTEHYRTGWRSGGGSALAVLFPQNLLAFWHALELCVEADCIMIMQAANTGLTEGSTPSSDGYDRDIVIFNTLAMDDLVVLEQGKQVLSFPGTTLHKLEKTLKPLARAPHSVIGSSCLGASIVGGVANNSGGALVKRGPAYTELSLFARVDEKGQLHLVNHLGIELGETPEEILKNLMSGNFAHNNLVTGKSASATDYEGLLRDVDADTPSRFNADTSKLYEASGCAGKIAVFAVRLDTFEVPNQEQTFYIGTNDPKTLSDLRRHILSEFQNLPEVGEYLHREIFDIAEKYGKDTFLSIQHLGTDRLPKLFALKGRLDATFKKWRFMPSNFTDKVMQLASYLFPQHLPKRMLEFRDNYEHHLILKMSDGGIAEAKQFLKSYFTQNPQAGGYFECTPDEASKAYLQRFAAAGAAIRYQALHEDKVGDILALDIALRRNDFDWVEQLPEDIACQVDKRLYYGHFFCHVFHQDYVLKKGADAKKVKAQMLALLDSRGAKYPAEHNVGHLYEAEEDVKAFYRSLDPTNRFNPGVGKMEKHKRNCSCC; this comes from the coding sequence ATGAACAACCAGCAGCTATTGGCCGCTTTGAGCAAAGTGTTAGGCAGCGAGAATATACAAACTCAAGCAAATAAAACCGAGCACTATAGAACGGGCTGGCGCTCGGGTGGCGGTAGTGCGCTGGCTGTTCTATTTCCGCAAAACTTATTGGCATTTTGGCACGCGCTAGAACTCTGTGTCGAAGCTGACTGCATAATGATAATGCAAGCGGCGAATACCGGTTTAACCGAAGGATCAACGCCTTCGAGTGACGGCTATGATAGAGACATCGTGATCTTTAACACTTTGGCAATGGATGACTTAGTGGTGCTAGAGCAGGGTAAACAAGTGTTGAGCTTTCCCGGCACTACGTTGCATAAGTTAGAAAAAACCTTGAAGCCTTTGGCAAGAGCGCCACACTCGGTGATAGGCTCTTCCTGTTTAGGGGCATCGATTGTTGGCGGGGTGGCAAACAACTCAGGTGGCGCATTGGTAAAGCGTGGGCCAGCTTATACTGAGTTGTCACTCTTTGCCCGCGTAGATGAAAAAGGCCAATTGCATTTAGTGAATCACTTAGGCATTGAATTGGGTGAAACGCCAGAAGAGATCTTAAAGAACTTGATGTCGGGTAACTTCGCTCACAACAACTTGGTCACCGGTAAATCAGCCAGTGCGACCGATTATGAAGGCTTATTACGCGATGTAGATGCTGATACGCCGAGTCGTTTTAATGCCGATACCTCAAAACTTTATGAGGCCAGTGGTTGTGCAGGTAAAATAGCTGTATTTGCTGTACGTCTAGATACCTTTGAAGTACCAAATCAAGAACAGACATTCTATATTGGTACTAATGACCCTAAAACTTTAAGCGATTTACGACGTCACATATTATCTGAATTTCAAAATTTGCCAGAGGTGGGGGAATACCTGCACCGCGAAATCTTCGATATTGCAGAAAAATATGGCAAAGATACTTTTTTAAGCATTCAGCATTTAGGCACCGATAGATTACCTAAGTTGTTTGCCTTAAAAGGGCGGTTAGATGCGACTTTTAAAAAGTGGCGCTTTATGCCAAGCAATTTCACCGACAAGGTGATGCAGTTGGCAAGCTACTTATTCCCACAGCATTTACCTAAGCGCATGCTCGAATTTAGAGATAATTATGAGCATCACTTAATCTTAAAAATGAGTGATGGTGGTATTGCCGAAGCCAAACAATTTCTAAAGTCATACTTTACTCAAAACCCGCAAGCGGGGGGGTATTTTGAATGTACGCCCGATGAAGCCAGTAAGGCATATTTACAACGTTTTGCAGCGGCAGGTGCTGCTATTCGTTATCAAGCATTGCATGAAGATAAAGTTGGAGACATTTTAGCGCTCGATATTGCCCTACGTAGAAATGACTTTGACTGGGTTGAGCAGTTGCCAGAAGACATTGCCTGTCAGGTCGATAAGCGCCTTTATTATGGGCATTTCTTCTGCCATGTATTTCATCAAGACTATGTGCTGAAAAAAGGTGCGGATGCTAAGAAAGTGAAAGCGCAAATGTTGGCACTACTTGATTCTCGAGGTGCTAAGTACCCGGCTGAGCACAATGTCGGTCATCTTTATGAAGCAGAAGAAGATGTAAAAGCATTTTATCGTTCATTAGACCCGACCAACCGCTTTAACCCTGGGGTGGGTAAGATGGAAAAGCATAAACGAAATTGCTCATGTTGCTGA
- a CDS encoding SDR family NAD(P)-dependent oxidoreductase, which yields MANMHNTALITGASSGIGLELAKLHAEKGGDLVLVARSADKLEQLAEQLRNEHKVQVTVLPADLSEQNAAEHIFNQTQQLGIEVDTLINNAGFGGHGKFAERALHADQAMMQVNMNALVELTHYFTQGMIRRKQGKILNVSSTASFIPGPLQAVYYATKAFVTSFSQAIAQELAEHNITVTALCPGPVATEFASAGNLDGVEVFNNARSARSVAECGYNAMHRGDLLAFNEAGLKFLLNWVIPFLPRKLVLKLSRQSMEKTA from the coding sequence ATGGCGAATATGCATAACACAGCGCTAATCACAGGCGCTTCGAGTGGTATTGGGTTGGAGCTAGCAAAGCTTCACGCAGAAAAAGGCGGTGATCTTGTTTTAGTGGCACGTTCGGCTGATAAACTTGAACAGCTGGCCGAACAATTACGCAATGAACATAAAGTGCAAGTCACTGTCTTACCAGCGGATTTGTCTGAGCAGAATGCGGCAGAGCATATTTTCAACCAAACTCAGCAGCTAGGCATTGAGGTTGATACACTGATTAATAATGCCGGCTTTGGCGGTCATGGAAAATTTGCAGAACGTGCATTACATGCTGATCAAGCTATGATGCAAGTGAATATGAATGCATTGGTAGAACTCACTCATTATTTCACTCAAGGTATGATCCGCCGAAAGCAAGGTAAAATCTTGAATGTGTCGTCTACAGCTTCATTTATTCCTGGTCCGTTGCAAGCGGTATATTATGCAACTAAAGCATTCGTGACATCTTTCTCACAGGCGATTGCGCAAGAGTTAGCTGAGCATAACATTACAGTAACAGCACTTTGCCCTGGACCTGTGGCGACTGAATTTGCATCGGCAGGTAATTTAGATGGTGTTGAAGTATTTAATAACGCAAGATCGGCACGTTCAGTTGCTGAATGTGGCTATAATGCGATGCATCGCGGCGACTTACTGGCTTTTAATGAGGCTGGATTGAAGTTTTTATTAAATTGGGTGATCCCGTTTTTACCTCGAAAATTGGTATTAAAGTTATCTCGTCAATCCATGGAAAAAACAGCATAA
- a CDS encoding AraC family transcriptional regulator, which translates to MKRAKQFTISPTWQVLLKDMQLEPSMVLALAKLPADLFTRPNATLSVEGYFNLWHGIELAAGERSLPLLLAEHLSVEAFDAPLFAAVCSPNLNTALKRLQQYKPLIGPMMMDIKETAKWTGLTVSCYGYPSSLPKSVGLLELVFFTQLARLTTRHFIEPLFVQLPELPENLAEYQAYFGCKLTQGPSVQIHFSHEDTNRPFLTANAPMWAFFADELQQKLNELDATATMAERVTAVLLEALPAGHSAIEYVAEKLAMSKRTLQRKLSAEKSNFNDLLQSVRAELASHYLHESKLSLGEIAFLLGYQETNSFIRAFTQWFGQPPGSYRQG; encoded by the coding sequence ATGAAGCGGGCAAAGCAATTTACTATTTCTCCTACTTGGCAGGTTTTACTCAAAGATATGCAGCTCGAACCGAGCATGGTGTTGGCTTTGGCGAAATTGCCCGCAGATCTATTTACTCGCCCAAATGCAACCTTATCCGTTGAAGGGTATTTTAATCTATGGCACGGTATTGAGCTGGCGGCAGGAGAGAGAAGTCTGCCGTTATTACTGGCTGAACATTTATCGGTTGAAGCTTTTGATGCGCCTCTTTTTGCAGCGGTTTGCAGCCCTAATCTGAATACTGCTCTAAAGCGTTTACAGCAGTACAAGCCACTCATTGGCCCAATGATGATGGATATTAAAGAGACAGCAAAATGGACTGGATTGACGGTAAGTTGTTATGGCTATCCAAGTTCATTACCAAAAAGCGTCGGTTTATTAGAATTGGTGTTTTTTACTCAACTTGCACGTTTAACAACTCGCCATTTCATAGAGCCTTTGTTTGTTCAATTGCCCGAGTTACCCGAGAACTTAGCTGAGTACCAAGCTTACTTTGGGTGTAAGTTAACTCAGGGCCCATCAGTGCAAATACATTTTAGTCATGAGGATACAAATAGACCCTTTTTAACTGCTAATGCGCCAATGTGGGCATTTTTTGCTGATGAGCTGCAACAAAAATTAAATGAGTTAGATGCGACAGCGACTATGGCTGAAAGAGTCACCGCAGTATTGTTAGAGGCATTACCAGCAGGGCATAGTGCAATTGAATATGTTGCTGAAAAGCTGGCCATGAGCAAACGCACACTGCAACGTAAATTAAGCGCTGAGAAAAGTAATTTTAATGACCTTTTACAATCAGTTCGAGCAGAGTTGGCGAGCCATTACCTACATGAATCTAAATTATCTTTAGGCGAAATAGCTTTTTTATTGGGGTATCAAGAGACTAACTCATTTATCAGAGCGTTTACCCAGTGGTTTGGTCAACCACCGGGTAGTTATAGGCAAGGTTAA
- a CDS encoding SPFH domain-containing protein has protein sequence MMQKKSKVGSTIGSIIALGVFLLFAATSCTNPSTPAGHEGYVYEQPRFFGSGGYQGSLIGPSNYGFSLLRNKVLNVDMRPNTYTERFNILANDDLNISFDFHVVISIKSGAVKDVVESFGSDNWYERYVKETFRTFVRDAVQQYDSRELKAKREQIAQRVTSKLKAYLDNTPFDVKQVVIGNINYPEIVANAVEKKLAAQQLLAEKETQKAIAQKDAEIRIEEAKGIAEAQKIINATLTPNYLQLEAINAQLKMAESPNHSTVYIPVGTNGIPLVKGTQ, from the coding sequence ATGATGCAAAAAAAGTCAAAAGTAGGTAGTACCATTGGCTCTATTATAGCTTTAGGAGTTTTTCTATTGTTTGCCGCAACCTCGTGTACAAATCCAAGTACACCCGCGGGCCATGAAGGTTATGTATACGAGCAACCAAGATTTTTTGGTTCTGGCGGATATCAAGGCAGCTTGATTGGACCCAGTAACTACGGCTTTTCTTTGCTGAGAAATAAAGTACTGAATGTCGATATGAGGCCAAATACATACACTGAACGCTTTAATATTTTGGCAAATGATGACCTTAATATTAGCTTCGACTTTCATGTTGTTATTTCAATAAAATCTGGCGCAGTTAAAGATGTTGTAGAAAGTTTTGGAAGTGACAATTGGTATGAAAGGTATGTCAAAGAAACTTTCAGAACTTTTGTACGCGATGCTGTACAACAATACGACAGCAGAGAGCTTAAGGCTAAACGCGAACAAATAGCGCAACGAGTGACATCTAAATTAAAAGCTTATTTGGATAACACCCCATTTGACGTGAAACAAGTAGTTATTGGCAATATTAATTACCCTGAGATTGTTGCCAATGCCGTTGAGAAAAAGTTAGCAGCACAACAGTTATTGGCCGAGAAAGAAACCCAAAAAGCAATAGCGCAAAAAGATGCTGAAATTAGAATTGAAGAAGCAAAAGGTATTGCTGAAGCACAAAAAATAATTAACGCAACTTTAACGCCTAATTACCTACAATTAGAAGCTATAAACGCACAGTTAAAAATGGCTGAATCACCAAATCATTCAACCGTTTATATTCCTGTTGGCACAAATGGCATTCCACTTGTTAAAGGTACTCAATAG
- a CDS encoding DUF3081 domain-containing protein yields MKNNLESKHILRVYEHIQQHGEPYEQGKHLEGITAFSDIDGYTIYLQGNGVLLRFGFHNKYDLEYEHSKLKEEFLKKLDVIAKQFQ; encoded by the coding sequence ATGAAGAATAATTTAGAGTCAAAACATATTTTGCGTGTATATGAGCATATTCAACAACATGGTGAGCCATACGAACAGGGCAAGCATTTAGAAGGGATCACGGCGTTCTCTGACATTGATGGCTATACCATCTATTTGCAGGGTAATGGGGTGCTGCTCCGTTTTGGGTTTCATAACAAATATGACCTTGAATACGAGCACAGTAAATTAAAAGAAGAATTTTTGAAAAAGCTGGATGTCATTGCCAAGCAATTTCAGTAA
- a CDS encoding NAD(P)/FAD-dependent oxidoreductase — protein MINTHPNIVIIGGGAGGLELASKLGNKLGKSRRANITLIDKNRTHIWKPLLHEVATGSLDTSLDGVVYSAHAARHGFQFILGEFINLDAEKQAIYLKEQYDSDGELILPQRTVHYDELIIAIGSVSNDFNTPGVSKHCYFLDSHQQAERFQHALLNCFTRVHQAASQLPEEQNRLSIAIVGGGATGVELSAELVHVAQLLKHYGMSAFTSTKLTIHLIEAGPTILPALPTRISNSARDELRHLGVNILEGTKVSKATSEGFITDDNTLIQADLMLWAAGVKVADFIKNLDCFEFTRNNQIKVDEYLQAKGTSHIHVLGDACACEQEDGTFVPPRAQAAHQMASNVAHNILAKFTGKAPKPFVYKDHGSLVNLSRFSAVGSLMGNLTNNTMFIEGNLARVMYLSLYRMHQNAIHGPIKTTALWLSEKLLRSVRPKMKLH, from the coding sequence ATGATTAACACGCATCCCAATATTGTCATCATCGGTGGCGGCGCTGGTGGCCTAGAACTGGCAAGTAAATTAGGGAATAAACTTGGGAAGTCTCGTCGCGCAAATATAACTTTAATCGATAAGAACCGAACACATATCTGGAAACCGCTCTTACATGAAGTGGCGACAGGCTCACTCGACACAAGCTTAGATGGTGTCGTTTATTCTGCCCATGCGGCTCGGCATGGATTTCAGTTTATTCTGGGTGAGTTCATCAATTTAGACGCTGAAAAACAAGCAATATACCTAAAAGAGCAATATGATTCAGACGGTGAATTAATTTTGCCACAACGTACCGTTCACTATGATGAGTTAATCATCGCCATTGGAAGTGTCAGCAATGACTTTAATACGCCTGGTGTCAGTAAACATTGTTATTTCTTAGACTCTCACCAGCAAGCCGAGCGCTTTCAACATGCGCTACTTAACTGCTTCACGCGTGTACATCAAGCTGCAAGCCAATTACCTGAAGAACAAAATCGTCTTTCAATCGCCATTGTCGGTGGTGGGGCAACCGGTGTTGAACTCAGCGCCGAACTTGTTCATGTCGCTCAACTTCTAAAACACTATGGTATGAGTGCGTTTACCAGCACCAAGCTCACCATTCATTTAATTGAAGCCGGGCCAACTATACTACCTGCCCTACCGACTCGAATAAGTAACTCTGCGCGAGACGAGTTGCGTCATTTGGGTGTAAATATCTTAGAAGGCACCAAAGTGAGCAAAGCAACTTCTGAGGGCTTTATCACCGACGACAATACCTTGATCCAAGCCGATTTAATGCTTTGGGCGGCGGGTGTAAAAGTGGCTGACTTTATTAAAAACCTCGACTGCTTTGAGTTCACTCGCAACAATCAAATTAAAGTAGACGAATATTTACAGGCAAAAGGCACTTCACACATCCATGTATTGGGTGATGCTTGTGCCTGCGAGCAAGAAGATGGCACTTTCGTGCCACCTCGCGCGCAAGCTGCACATCAGATGGCGAGTAATGTCGCGCACAATATTTTAGCCAAATTCACAGGCAAAGCGCCAAAACCTTTTGTTTATAAAGATCACGGTTCACTGGTGAACCTTTCTCGCTTCAGTGCAGTAGGAAGCTTAATGGGCAACCTGACTAATAACACCATGTTTATCGAAGGTAATCTAGCGCGAGTGATGTATTTATCGCTTTATCGTATGCATCAAAACGCCATTCACGGCCCAATTAAAACCACGGCTTTGTGGTTATCAGAAAAGTTACTGCGCAGCGTGCGCCCTAAGATGAAATTGCATTAA